Proteins from one Fragaria vesca subsp. vesca linkage group LG6, FraVesHawaii_1.0, whole genome shotgun sequence genomic window:
- the LOC101300262 gene encoding 60S acidic ribosomal protein P2B-like → MKVIAAYLLAVLGGKTSPTAEDIKTILGAVGAEADEDRIQLLLKEVKGKDITELIASGREKLASVPSGGGGAVAVAAPAGGAGGAAPAAAEAKKEEKVEEKEESDDDMGFSLFD, encoded by the exons ATGAAGGTGATCGCTGCTTATTTGCTGGCTGTCTTGGGCGGCAAGACCAGCCCCACTGCGGAGGACATCAAGACCATCCTTGGCGCCG TTGGTGCTGAAGCTGATGAGGACAGAATTCAGCTTCTTCTGAAGGAAGTCAAGGGCAAGGACATCACTGAGCTGATTGCTTCTGGACGGGAGAAGTTGGCCTCTGTCCCATCTGGTGGCGGTGGTGCTGTTGCAGTTGCTGCCCCTGCTGGTGGCGCCGGTGGTGCTGCTCCGGCAGCAGCTGAGGCAAAGAAGGAAGAGAAGGTTGAGGAGAAAGAGGAGTCCGATGAT GATATGGGCTTCAGTCTCTTTGACTAG
- the LOC101300548 gene encoding 2-aminoethanethiol dioxygenase-like, with amino-acid sequence MGMEAAGSIEQARDHFHHHHHHHHVGYMKNRVISKKKYCSKNRKVKHSSSDSALQRLFVSCKDVFKGLGNGTLPLPHQVQELRSVLDKIRPQDVGLSNDLQFFKPNTRVKGTPRVTYTTIYKCSNFSLCCFFIPATGVIPLHNHPGMTVFSKLLLGKMHIKSYDLVDDPTKKNSDGSQLRLAKLKADSVFTAPCNTSVLYPTTGGNIHAFTAITPCAVLDVLGPPYSKQDGRDCSYYRDHPYAAYPNATVTQEEGHYYGWLEEIEVPPNSEMDGIEYLGPQIIDTI; translated from the coding sequence ATGGGAATGGAGGCTGCTGGTTCGATAGAGCAGGCTAGAGATCATTTTCATCATCATCATCATCATCATCATGTTGGTTATATGAAAAACAGGGTTATAAGCAAAAAGAAGTACTGCAGCAAGAACAGGAAGGTTAAGCATTCTTCTTCTGATTCTGCTCTGCAACGACTCTTTGTTTCGTGTAAAGACGTTTTCAAAGGCCTTGGAAATGGAACTCTTCCTTTGCCTCATCAAGTGCAGGAACTGCGCAGCGTTCTCGATAAAATTAGGCCACAAGATGTTGGGCTAAGCAACGATTTGCAGTTCTTCAAGCCTAACACTAGGGTCAAAGGGACTCCGAGGGTAACATATACAACCATATACAAGTGCAGTAACTTTTCCTTGTGCTGTTTCTTCATTCCAGCAACCGGTGTTATCCCCCTTCATAACCATCCCGGAATGACTGTCTTCAGTAAGCTTCTACTGGGCAAGATGCACATCAAATCATACGATTTGGTTGATGATCCCACCAAGAAGAATTCAGATGGTTCACAATTGAGATTGGCAAAGTTGAAAGCTGATAGTGTATTCACTGCCCCATGCAATACATCAGTACTATATCCAACAACAGGTGGCAATATCCACGCCTTCACCGCCATAACTCCTTGTGCAGTGCTTGACGTGCTCGGCCCTCCCTATTCTAAACAAGATGGTCGGGACTGCTCATATTACAGAGATCATCCCTATGCTGCTTACCCAAATGCAACAGTAACCCAAGAGGAAGGCCATTATTATGGGTGGTTGGAAGAGATTGAGGTGCCTCCTAACTCAGAAATGGATGGAATCGAGTACTTGGGTCCGCAGATTATTGACACTATCTAG
- the LOC101300833 gene encoding monodehydroascorbate reductase-like — protein sequence MAEKTFKYVILGGGVSAGYAAREFSKQGVKPGELAVISKEAVAPYERPALSKAYLFPESPARLPGFHTCVGSGGERLLPDWYKEKGIELILSTEIVIVDLAGKTLVSGTGETFKFQILIIATGSTVVRLSDFGVKGADAKNIFYLREIDDADKLNDAIKAKKNGKAVIVGGGYIGLELGAALRINNLDVTMVYPEPWCMPRLFTSGIAAFYEGYYANKGVKIIKGTVASGFTSDSNGEVKEVHLKDGRVLEADIVVVGVGGRPLTSLFKGQVEEEKGGIKTDTFFKTSVPDVYAVGDVATFPLKLYNELRRVEHVDHARKSAEQAVKAIKASEEGKTVEVYDYLPYFYSRSFDLSWQFYGDNVGETVLFGDNNPTSPKPKFGTYWIKDGKVIGAFLEAGTPEENQAIAKVAKLQPPVESLDQLAKEGLSFASKI from the exons ATGGCGGAGAAGACCTTCAAGTACGTCATCCTCGGCGGCGGAGTCTCTGCC GGATATGCAGCTCGGGAGTTTTCCAAGCAAGGAGTTAAGCCAGGCGAGCTAGCAGTCATCTCGAAAGAGGCG GTTGCTCCCTATGAACGTCCTGCACTCAGCAAGGCTTATCTCTTCCCTGAGT CTCCTGCTAGACTTCCAGGGTTTCACACCTGTGTTGGAAGCGGAGGAGAGAGATTGCTTCCTGATTGGTACAAAGAGAAAG GAATTGAGTTGATTCTTAGCACTGAAATTGTCATAGTAGATCTTGCCGGGAAGACTCTAGTTAGTGGAACTGGGGAAACCTTCAAGTTTCAGATTCTTATCATTGCAACTGGTTCAACT GTTGTAAGGTTGTCTGATTTTGGTGTGAAAGGAGCTGATGCTAAAAACATTTTCTACTTGAGAGAAATTGATGATGCTGATAAGCTCAATGACGCAATTAAAGCAAAAAAGAATGGGAAAGCTGTGATTGTTGGAGGAGGATACATTGGTCTTGAGCTTGGTGCAGCATTGAGAATTAACAATTTAGATGTTACTATGGTGTACCCTGAACCGTGGTGCA TGCCTCGGCTTTTCACTTCTGGTATTGCTGCTTTCTATGAGGGTTATTATGCAAACAAAGGAGTTAAAATCATCAAGGGAACAGTTGCTTCTGGGTTTACCTCTGATTCAAATGGAGAG GTCAAGGAAGTGCATCTAAAAGATGGTAGAGTGCTTGAAGCTGACATTGTTGTTGTTGGTGTTGGGGGAAGGCCACTAACATCCTTGTTCAAGGGACAAGTTGAAGAGGAGAAAGGTGGAATTAAG ACGGACACATTCTTTAAAACAAGTGTTCCTGATGTATATGCTGTGGGTGATGTTGCCACTTTCCCTTTGAAGTTGTACAATGAGCTCAGAAGAGTTGAGCATGTTGATCATGCACGCAAGTCTGCAGAGCAGGCCGTAAAG GCCATCAAGGCAAGTGAGGAGGGAAAGACAGTTGAGGTCTATGACTACCTTCCATACTTTTATTCTCGCTCCTTTGATCTGTCATGGCAATTCTATGGTGATAATGTTGGTGAGACCGTGCTCTTTGGAGACAACAATCCCACCTCACCAAAGCCCAAGTTCGGAACCTACTGGATTAAAGACGGCAAGGTGATCGGTGCATTTCTGGAGGCTGGCACTCCTGAGGAAAACCAGGCTATTGCCAAGGTTGCAAAGCTCCAACCTCCTGTTGAGAGTTTAGATCAGCTTGCGAAGGAAGGTCTTTCTTTTGCTAGTAAGATCTAA
- the LOC101292330 gene encoding serine/threonine-protein kinase KIPK-like, with the protein MGSFAGTSEIVEATDEPSSGQYSRATYRPNSGFGENDKKLPALKLGSSRDSIEDDINKLFAAIHLKTSSKGSDHSKQIATSPLNKSALKKPITVGVSHSPRIGTSEPATLKQALRELSITKASEMAAMKRLTKLTSPSRASEAGRIKTLYNAVVVQATQCGPSSHEDRGNVVEISLVPEESTSYSREKMPEHPPMPKTKSSSQTAHSSPRFVNGTTKNSAGCTAVQNESGSTVRTVGVQTIKSELGLENENESGSELISEVAENAPVKAVLKTTLKAELGKKVKRKSTKENNSVSYRNSPTKTKLVNKVSAAKAGRKVKVHGVPSSSSFVNGNVASKFSRNTLRSIKPSSRNKSIVKKKQNQDSVSPACKSNKGNGADADIDPCTSQLVCERCHIALKGAGKQYNQALETPTLAAEISSSNVQSTPSKPGFTVDSCKTGSRGGGDVVKANKNPKSKGTGEFSQSSKSSQGEYSSSTSLSDESNLSRTSCSNKPHMSKDVRWEAIRHVRMQHGALGLKHFNLLKKLGCGDIGTVYLAELISTNCLFAIKVMDNEFLSRRKKMPRAHTESEILRMLDHPFLPTLYSQFTSDNLSCLVMEYCPGGDLHVLRQKQVGRCFSEAATRFYVAEVLLALEYLHMLGIVYRDLKPENILVREDGHIMLTDFDLSLRCSVNPTLLKSPSCDVDPARMSGPCTASSCAEPFCIEPSSCQVSCFSPRFLPAAAKARKAKNDAASQVRSLPQLVAEPSDARSNSFVGTHEYLAPEIIKGDGHGAAVDWWTFGVFLYELLYGRTPFKGATNEETLGNVVLQSLRFPDTPIVSFHARDLIRALLVKEPENRLGTEKGAGEIKQHPFFEGLNWALIRCAIPPELPDFCDFDVPDMPVQDDDTKYLEFKATGGHLEFELF; encoded by the exons ATGGGTTCATTTGCGGGTACTTCTGAAATTGTTGAAGCGACAGACGAGCCCAGCTCAGGTCAATATTCTCGTGCGACATATCGACCGAATTCGGGGTTTGGTGAGAATGATAAGAAGCTTCCTGCACTTAAACTAGGGTCATCCAGAGATTCTATAGAAGATGATATTAATAAGCTTTTTGCGGCAATCCATCTCAAAACTTCATCCAAGGGTTCAGATCATTCAAAGCAAATAGCCACTAGCCCTTTGAACAAGAGTGCCTTAAAAAAGCCAATTACAGTGGGTGTGTCTCACTCACCAAGGATTGGGACTTCTGAGCCAGCAACTCTAAAGCAGGCATTAAGGGAGCTGTCTATTACCAAGGCATCAGAAATGGCTGCTATGAAACGGTTAACAAAGTTAACAAGTCCTTCAAGAGCCTCTGAAGCTGGGAGGATCAAGACATTGTACAATGCGGTTGTTGTTCAAGCCACTCAATGCGGTCCTTCCTCACATGAAGACAGGGGAAATGTAGTTGAAATCTCTCTGGTCCCGGAAGAAAGCACATCATATTCACGTGAGAAGATGCCTGAGCATCCTCCAATGCCCAAGACGAAGTCATCAAGCCAGACTGCACATTCTTCTCCTCGATTTGTAAATGGGACAACAAAAAATAGTGCTGGGTGCACAGCAGTACAAAATGAAAGTGGTTCCACGGTGAGGACGGTTGGGGTACAAACAATAAAGTCGGAGCTGGGTCTAGAAAATGAAAATGAATCTGGTAGCGAGCTTATTTCTGAAGTTGCTGAAAATGCACCTGTAAAAGCTGTTTTGAAGACAACATTAAAGGCAGAGCTGGGGAAGAAAGTGAAACGAAAGTCCACAAAGGAAAACAATTCAGTTTCTTATAGAAATAGTCCTACCAAAACCAAGTTAGTAAATAAGGTTTCAGCAGCAAAAGCGGGCCGAAAAGTCAAGGTGCATGGAGTGCCTTCTTCATCTAGCTTTGTCAATGGAAATGTGGCAAGCAAGTTTTCCAGAAACACACTCCGCAGTATCAAACCATCCAGCAGGAATAAAAGTATTGTTAAGAAGAAGCAAAACCAAGATTCAGTTTCTCCTGCCTGCAAGTCTAATAAGGGTAATGGAGCTGATGCCGATATCGATCCATGTACAAGTCAGCTGGTCTGTGAGAGATGCCATATTGCCTTAAAAGGTGCAGGAAAACAATACAATCAAGCTTTGGAAACCCCCACTCTTGCTGCTGAAATAAGCTCAAGCAATGTACAGTCCACTCCAAGTAAACCAGGCTTCACCGTAGACAGCTGTAAGACTGGTAGTAGAGGTGGAGGTGATGTCGTGAAAGCAAATAAGAACCCAAAATCAAAAGGAACAGGGGAGTTCTCCCAAAGCTCAAAAAGTAGCCAAGGTGAGTATAGTAGTAGTACAAGTTTGAGTGATGAGAGTAATTTAAGTAGGACTAGTTGTAGCAATAAACCTCACATGTCGAAGGATGTGAGGTGGGAAGCCATCCGTCATGTTCGGATGCAGCATGGAGCCCTGGGCTTGAAACACTTCAATCTTTTGAAGAAGCTTGGTTGTGGAGACATTGGAACTGTATATCTTGCTGAGCTAATCAGTACAAACTGCCTTTTTGCCATAAAGGTAATGGACAATGAGTTCTTGTCAAGAAGGAAGAAGATGCCAAGGGCTCACACAGAAAGTGAAATACTGAGGATGCTTGATCATCCTTTTCTCCCTACATTATATTCCCAGTTTACATCAGATAATCTTTCATGTTTAGTAATGGAGTATTGTCCTGGGGGAGACCTTCATGTCCTCCGGCAGAAGCAGGTCGGAAGGTGTTTTTCTGAAGCAGCTACAAG GTTTTATGTGGCTGAAGTCCTCCTCGCTTTGGAGTACTTGCACATGCTTGGTATAGTTTATCGGGATCTGAAGCCAGAAAACATTCTTGTCCGGGAAGATGGTCACATTATGCTCACAGATTTTGACCTGTCTCTTAGATGCTCTGTCAATCCAACTCTTTTGAAATCACCTTCATGTGATGTGGATCCTGCAAGAATGTCGGGTCCATGTACAGCATCTAGCTGCGCCGAGCCCTTCTGCATTGAGCCCTCCTCTTGTCAAGTCTCATGCTTTAGCCCTAGGTTTTTACCTGCTGCCGCAAAAGCAAGGAAGGCAAAAAATGACGCTGCATCTCAAGTCAGATCATTGCCACAGCTTGTGGCAGAGCCTAGCGACGCAAGGTCCAATTCCTTTGTTGGGACCCACGAGTACTTGGCTCCTGAGATCATCAAAGGAGACGGTCATGGTGCTGCAGTTGATTGGTGGACGTTTGGTGTCTTTCTTTACGAGCTTCTATATGGCAGAACACCATTTAAGGGTGCTACCAATGAGGAAACATTAGGCAATGTGGTCTTGCAGAGCCTAAGATTCCCTGACACCCCAATTGTTAGCTTCCATGCTAGGGATCTCATCAGAGCTCTGTTGGTAAAGGAGCCAGAGAATCGGTTGGGCACGGAGAAAGGAGCTGGTGAGATTAAGCAACATCCGTTCTTTGAGGGTTTGAACTGGGCACTAATCCGCTGTGCTATTCCGCCGGAACTGCCTGATTTTTGTGATTTTGACGTTCCAGACATGCCTGTTCAGGACGATGACACCAAGTATTTGGAGTTTAAAGCAACGGGAGGCCACCTAGAGTTTGAGTTATTTTGA
- the LOC101292621 gene encoding BTB/POZ domain-containing protein FBL11-like, translated as MASSSDDGFITVICTNPKATATTATASTEVFISVTDIQSWDLPAILSCRSLKVKAHRSRLIHHSSYFHGLLTGSFSESGLDCIAIEWNLETFVDVLNCIYGCALDVTFDNFLPLIEGALYFGVVMLLTRCKTWFSEVASSEMPPQIQLEDLIYIWSFGLEHACDFLPEFCASYLARNFMWAISMNYFVDIPYELLLSCVKNINLTVDSEMHLADALLIWLDAKTARMEGLNGNEDDCTCILEQICTTLLPLWFAAEKRSSCHFSKFADESINSIFRLLKIPSPSSIIALGDGHLHDLRIRLTKFSKKVNLSSCPQITSLMILLSVLPSSHNIGSTLRSIEQSPIKFDRLRRDQCSLLLRSLPILSFEAVQEVDISKCPRLQLDTAIECFCTSFPSLRTLKAAFLLNFNIETLSHLVRKCPMVYEVDLTTDTSPIIKSQFMADSDLQYISDVFVSLQYLNLRGCISLTDVGIASLLLKCRKLHSVLVCDTYFGVNSVLALCSSPSYYIAGQYIENEHLEPVAFNLQALHMGGCNRVEEPSLLKIMSQMQKLKTLCLRDTNLDDAALYKFGGSSLEVLDVSNTKVAQAALAHLVGRNPGLKCLKLRGCRNLSQQERDTQKGEFSSVYSCRELLNTIGKTLMLEEIALGWGFSYSSLEALKPAISSLRKITVGLGGSLGEDSLGRLPNICPMLESIAIYFQVLSDSIILKIMANLKNLLVLALCYCMGDISILSFKFCVPNLRKLKLERVTPWMTNNDLVVLTKSCANLIELSLLGCVLLNSESQQIISHGWPGLVSIHLEECGEMTTKGVSSLLDCKALEDLMLRHNGPGIKKSFISHAVSKLPLLRKVSLDMCDASEGEFEIPDYADRYFLSTVKIARCKSQRYGLDVQFVEARRRPVHKETLVVVWNSKTISRTVVKERL; from the exons ATGGCTTCAAGCTCAGACGACGGCTTCATCACCGTCATATGCACAAACCCCAAAGCAACCGCCACCACCGCCACTGCAAGCACAGAAGTGTTTATCTCAGTCACAGATATCCAAAGCTGGGATTTGCCAGCAATTCTCAGTTGCCGATCACTCAAAGTTAAAGCTCATCGGAGCAG GCTCATCCATCACTCCTCGTATTTCCATGGACTCCTCACCGGCAGCTTCAG CGAATCGGGACTGGACTGTATAGCAATTGAGTGGAACCTGGAAACTTTTGTAGATGTTTTGAATTGTATCTACGGCTGCGCGTTGGATGTTACATTTGATAACTTCCTCCCTCTTATTGAG GGTGCACTTTACTTTGGAGTGGTGATGCTGCTCACGAGATGTAAAACTTGGTTTTCTGAGGTTGCATCATCAGAGATGCCACCACAAATACAATTGGAGGACTTGATTTATATTTGGAGCTTTGGTTTAGAGCACG CCTGTGATTTTCTTCCAGAATTTTGTGCGAGCTATCTTGCGAGAAATTTT ATGTGGGCCATATCTATGAATTATTTTGTAGATATTCCATACGAATTATTATTATCGTGTGTGAAGAACATAAATTTGACTGTGGATAG TGAAATGCATCTTGCTGATGCACTTTTAATTTGGCTCGATGCTAAGACAGCAAGGATGGAAGGTTTGAATGGAAATGAAGATGACTGCACTTGCATTTTGGAACAG ATTTGTACAACTCTTTTGCCGTTGTGGTTTGCTGCAG AGAAAAGAAGTTCTTGTCATTTTTCTAAGTTTGCTGATGAGAGCATTAATTCAATTTTCAGACTACTGAAAATTCCATCCCCTAGCTCAATAATTGCCTTAGGAGATGGTCACTTGCATGATTTAAGGATTCGGCTGACAAAATTTTCTAAG AAAGTAAACCTTTCAAGTTGCCCGCAGATAACATCATTAATGATACTTTTGTCTGTGCTTCCTTCATCACACAATATTGGATCCACATTAAGAAGTATTGAACAGTCACCAATTAAGTTTGACCGTCTTCGCAGAGATCAGTGTTCATTATTACTGAGATCCCTGCCAATTCTGTCTTTTGAAGCAGTACAAGAAGTGGATATTTCCAAGTGTCCGAGGCTACAACTTGATACTGCTATTGAGTGCTTCTGCACATCATTTCCATCTTTAAGGACACTAAAGGCAGCTTTTCTTCTGAACTTCAACATAGAAACTCTCAGTCACCTGGTTCGGAAATGCCCTATGGTCTATGAAGTTGACTTAACTACTGACACTAGTCCAATTATAAAATCACAA TTTATGGCAGATTCTGATCTCCAATATATATCTGATGTCTTTGTCTCCTTACAATACCTCAACCTTAGAGGGTGTATTTCATTAACTGATGTTGGCATCGCAAGTCTTCTTCTCAAATGTCGTAAGCTACATTCAGTTTTGGTTTGTGACACTTATTTCGGGGTGAATTCGGTCCTAGCTCTTTGTTCTAGCCCTTCATATTATATTGCTGGCCAATATATAGAAAATGAGCATTTGGAGCCCGTGGCATTTAATCTTCAAGCACTTCATATGGGTGGCTGCAACC GTGTGGAAGAACCATCTCTTCTAAAGATTATGTCTCAAATGCAAAAGTTGAAGACTCTATGCTTGCGCGATACCAACCTAGATGATGCTGCTCTATATAAGTTTGGAGGTTCATCCTTGGAGGTGCTTGACGTTTCTAATACTAAG GTTGCACAAGCTGCTTTAGCTCATCTTGTTGGTAGAAATCCAGGTTTGAAGTGTTTGAAACTGAGAGGCTGTAGAAATTTGTCTCAACAAGAACGTGACACTCAAAAAGGAGAATTTTCATCAGTCTATTCTTGCAGAGAACTACTTAACACAATTGGAAAAACTCTTATGTTGGAAGAAATTGCCCTTGGATGGGGATTTTCTTATTCCTCTTTGGAAGCTCTGAAACCTGCAATCTCATCACTGAGGAAAATAACAGTGGGCTTAGGTGGATCATTGGGTGAAGACTCACTGGGAAGACTACCAAACATTTGTCCTATGCTTGAGTCTATTGCTATTTACTTTCAG GTGTTATCTGATAGTATCATTCTGAAAATTATGGCAAACCTGAAAAACTTGCTAGTATTGGCTTTGTGTTACTGTATGGGTGATATATCTATTCTAAGCTTCAAATTTTGTGTCCCAAACCTGAGGAAGTTGAAGCTTGAGCGGGTGACCCCTTGGATGACAAACAATGATTTGGTTGTTCTTACTAAAAGCTGTGCGAATCTAATTGAGCTTTCATTGCTAGGGTGCGTACTTCTCAATTCAG AGTCTCAACAAATAATCTCACATGGATGGCCCGGCTTGGTTTCTATTCATCTCGAG GAATGTGGTGAAATGACAACAAAAGGGGTTTCTTCTCTTCTTGACTGTAAAGCTCTTGAAGATCTCATGCTGCGTCATAAT GGTCCTGGGATAAAGAAAAGCTTTATTTCCCATGCTGTTTCAAAG TTGCCACTGCTTAGGAAGGTGTCATTAGATATGTGTGATGCAAGTGAAGGTGAATTTGAAATTCCTGAT TATGCTGACAGGTATTTTCTAAGTACTGTGAAGATCGCTAGATGTAAATCTCAGAGGTACGGTCTGGATGTTCAGTTTGTCGAGGCTCGTAGGAGGCCTGTACACAAAGAAACACTTGTGGTGGTATGGAACAGCAAGACTATCAGTAGGACAGTGGTGAAGGAAAGGCTGTAA